The following proteins are encoded in a genomic region of Burkholderia pyrrocinia:
- a CDS encoding substrate-binding domain-containing protein encodes MIRIECDAYLTVRDTEGRTASLSDVAPLLELVADTGSIAQAAQAKGLSYRHAWGMLRALEACIGGELIETARGKGSTLSELGQAVVDAQRLARSRLDGNLRTLAAEVASDLNRRLAQRDGAVRIHASHGYAVATLVSALVDAQAAVDIKYRESVEAVQALARGECDLAGFHLPRGAFRAECAQIYRPWLDDTRHVLIHLTRRQQGLFVPRGNPKQVRGLADLARNDIRFVNRQPGSGTRMLLDLALRAIGIDPERIDGYASAELTHSAIAAFVASGMADLGFGVEPAAHHFGLDFIPVVDEDYYFACERARLDVRPLAGVLALLRDARFVERVADLDGYDPAACGTLTSIATGLAGGDGTSVPDGNSR; translated from the coding sequence TTGATTCGCATCGAATGCGACGCGTATCTGACCGTACGCGACACGGAAGGTCGCACGGCCAGCCTGTCTGACGTCGCGCCATTGCTGGAACTCGTGGCCGACACGGGCAGCATTGCGCAGGCTGCGCAAGCGAAAGGGCTGTCCTACCGGCACGCGTGGGGCATGCTGCGTGCGCTGGAAGCGTGCATCGGCGGGGAGTTGATCGAAACCGCGCGCGGCAAGGGATCGACGCTGTCGGAACTCGGGCAGGCCGTCGTCGATGCGCAGCGCCTCGCGCGCAGCCGCCTTGACGGGAACCTGCGCACGCTGGCGGCCGAGGTGGCCAGCGACCTCAACCGGCGGCTCGCACAGCGCGATGGCGCCGTGCGCATCCACGCGTCGCACGGCTACGCGGTCGCGACGCTCGTCTCCGCGCTCGTCGATGCGCAGGCGGCCGTCGACATCAAGTATCGCGAGAGCGTGGAGGCCGTGCAGGCGCTCGCACGCGGCGAATGCGACCTCGCCGGTTTCCATCTGCCACGCGGCGCGTTTCGCGCGGAGTGCGCGCAGATCTACCGGCCGTGGCTCGACGACACGCGCCACGTGCTGATCCACCTGACGCGCCGTCAGCAGGGGCTGTTCGTGCCGCGGGGCAACCCGAAGCAGGTCCGCGGGCTTGCGGACCTCGCGCGCAATGACATCCGCTTCGTCAACCGCCAGCCGGGGTCGGGCACGCGCATGCTGCTGGATCTCGCGCTGCGCGCGATCGGCATCGATCCCGAGCGCATCGATGGCTATGCGTCGGCCGAGCTCACGCATTCGGCGATCGCGGCATTCGTCGCGAGCGGGATGGCCGATCTCGGCTTCGGCGTCGAGCCGGCCGCCCACCATTTCGGGCTCGACTTCATCCCGGTCGTCGACGAGGACTATTACTTCGCGTGCGAACGCGCGCGGCTCGACGTGCGGCCACTCGCCGGTGTGCTGGCGTTGCTGCGCGACGCGCGCTTCGTCGAGCGCGTCGCCGATCTCGACGGCTACGATCCGGCCGCATGCGGGACGCTTACAAGCATCGCGACGGGGCTGGCCGGCGGCGACGGCACGAGCGTGCCGGACGGCAATTCCCGGTAA
- the ubiG gene encoding bifunctional 2-polyprenyl-6-hydroxyphenol methylase/3-demethylubiquinol 3-O-methyltransferase UbiG: MTNADPHELQKFSDLAHRWWDPNAEFKPLHDLNPVRLGWIDAHAHLAGKRALDIGCGGGILSESMAGLGAQVKGIDLSTEALGVADLHCLESGISVDYEAIAAEAIAAREPGSYDVVTCMEMLEHVPSPGDVVAACATLVKPGGWVFFSTLNRNLKSYLFAVIGAEYIAQMLPKGTHDYARFIRPSELAGFVRATDLHIVEIKGITYHPIGKRFALSNDTDINYLVACRRGA; encoded by the coding sequence ATGACCAACGCCGATCCGCACGAACTCCAGAAATTCAGCGACCTCGCCCATCGGTGGTGGGATCCGAATGCCGAATTCAAGCCGCTGCACGACCTGAACCCGGTCCGGCTCGGCTGGATCGACGCGCATGCGCACCTGGCTGGTAAGCGTGCACTCGACATCGGCTGCGGCGGCGGCATCCTGTCCGAGTCGATGGCCGGACTCGGCGCACAGGTGAAAGGCATCGACCTGTCGACCGAAGCGCTTGGCGTCGCCGACCTGCACTGCCTCGAAAGCGGCATCTCGGTCGACTACGAGGCCATCGCCGCCGAAGCGATCGCCGCGCGCGAACCGGGCTCTTACGATGTCGTCACGTGCATGGAAATGCTCGAGCACGTGCCGTCACCCGGCGATGTCGTCGCCGCATGCGCGACGCTCGTAAAGCCGGGTGGCTGGGTGTTCTTCTCGACGCTGAACCGCAACCTGAAGTCCTATCTGTTTGCAGTGATCGGAGCGGAGTACATCGCGCAAATGCTGCCGAAGGGCACGCACGACTACGCGCGCTTCATCCGCCCGTCGGAACTGGCCGGCTTTGTGCGCGCAACGGATCTGCACATCGTGGAGATCAAGGGCATCACGTATCACCCGATCGGCAAGCGCTTCGCGCTGTCGAACGACACCGACATCAACTACCTCGTCGCGTGCCGCCGCGGCGCGTGA
- the fdhF gene encoding formate dehydrogenase subunit alpha codes for MSLDTNNVRQGGCGSGQCACKSAAQARARDPFDDTDYGTPQRHADTDVTLEIDGQPVTVPAGTSVMRAAIEAGVNVPKLCATDSLEPFGSCRLCLVEIEGRRGYPASCTTPAEAGMKVRTQSDRLQSLRRNVMELYISDHPLDCLTCPANGDCELQDMAGVVGLREVRYGFDGANHLHDRKDESNPYFTYDPSKCIVCNRCVRACEETQGTFALTITARGFESRVAAGESESFMASECVSCGACVAACPTATLQEKSVVQLGQAEHSVVTTCAYCGVGCSFKAEMKGTQVVRMTPHKNGLANEGHACVKGRFAWGYATHKDRITKPMIREKITDPWREVSWEEALTYAATQFRKLQQKYGRDSIGGITSSRCTNEETYLVQKLVRAAFGNNNVDTCARVCHSPTGYGLKTTLGESAGTQTFASVGQADVIVVMGANPTEGHPVFGSRLKRRVREGAKLIVIDPRRIEVVDGPHVKATHHLQLRPGTNVAIVNALAHVIVTEGLVADAFVAERCETRAFEQWRDFVSRADNSPEATADVTGVPAELVRAAARLYATGGNAAIYYGLGVTEHAQGSTTVMGIANLAMATGNIGREGVGVNPLRGQNNVQGSCDMGSFPHELPGYRHIGDEIVRTQFEQAWSAKLQPEPGLRIPNMFDAALDGSFKGLYCQGEDIVQSDPNTQHVSAALSAMECIVVQDIFLNETAKYAHVLLPGSTFLEKDGTFTNAERRISRVRKVMPPLAGYADWEVTLLLSQALGYDMHYTHPSEIMDEIARLTPTFSGVSYEKLDALGSIQWPCNEHAPEGTPTMHTDEFVRGKGRFVITKFIPTPEKVTQRYPLILTTGRILSQYNVGAQTRRTENVRWHEEDRLEIHPHDAQDRGIRAGDWVGIESRAGHTVLRALVTERMQPGVVYTTFHFPESGANVITTDSSDWATNCPEYKVTAVQVMPVAQPSDWQQAYARFNAEQIDLLERRAAAPATVTSGK; via the coding sequence ATGTCCCTCGACACCAACAACGTCCGCCAAGGCGGCTGCGGCTCGGGCCAATGCGCGTGCAAGAGCGCCGCCCAGGCGCGCGCCCGCGACCCGTTCGACGATACCGACTACGGCACGCCGCAGCGGCATGCCGATACCGACGTCACGCTCGAAATCGACGGCCAGCCGGTGACGGTGCCGGCCGGCACGTCGGTGATGCGCGCAGCGATCGAAGCCGGCGTCAACGTCCCGAAGCTCTGCGCGACCGATTCGCTCGAGCCGTTCGGCTCGTGCCGGCTGTGCCTCGTCGAGATCGAAGGCCGGCGCGGTTATCCGGCGTCGTGCACGACGCCTGCCGAAGCGGGCATGAAGGTGCGCACGCAGTCGGACCGGCTGCAGTCGCTGCGTCGCAACGTGATGGAGCTGTACATCTCCGACCATCCGCTCGACTGCCTCACCTGCCCCGCCAACGGCGACTGCGAGTTGCAGGACATGGCGGGCGTCGTCGGGCTGCGCGAAGTGCGCTACGGCTTCGATGGGGCGAATCACCTGCACGACCGCAAGGACGAATCGAACCCGTACTTCACGTACGATCCGTCGAAGTGCATCGTCTGTAACCGCTGCGTGCGCGCCTGCGAGGAAACGCAGGGCACGTTCGCGCTGACGATCACGGCGCGCGGCTTCGAATCGCGCGTCGCCGCGGGCGAAAGCGAATCGTTCATGGCTTCGGAATGCGTGTCGTGCGGCGCCTGCGTGGCCGCATGCCCGACGGCCACGCTGCAGGAAAAATCCGTCGTGCAGCTCGGGCAGGCCGAACACTCGGTCGTCACGACCTGCGCGTACTGCGGCGTCGGCTGCTCGTTCAAGGCCGAAATGAAGGGCACGCAGGTCGTGCGCATGACGCCGCACAAGAACGGCCTCGCGAACGAGGGCCACGCGTGCGTGAAGGGACGCTTCGCGTGGGGCTATGCGACGCACAAGGACCGCATCACGAAGCCGATGATCCGCGAGAAGATCACCGACCCGTGGCGCGAAGTGAGCTGGGAGGAAGCGCTCACCTACGCGGCGACGCAATTCCGCAAGCTGCAGCAGAAGTACGGCCGCGATTCGATCGGCGGCATCACGTCGTCGCGCTGCACGAACGAGGAAACCTACCTCGTGCAGAAGCTCGTGCGCGCCGCGTTCGGCAACAACAACGTCGATACCTGCGCGCGCGTGTGCCATTCGCCGACCGGCTATGGCCTCAAGACGACGCTCGGCGAATCGGCCGGCACGCAGACTTTCGCATCGGTCGGCCAGGCCGACGTGATCGTCGTGATGGGTGCGAACCCGACCGAGGGCCACCCGGTGTTCGGCTCGCGGCTGAAGCGGCGCGTTCGCGAAGGCGCGAAGCTGATCGTGATCGACCCGCGCCGCATCGAGGTCGTCGACGGCCCGCACGTGAAGGCCACGCACCATCTGCAGCTACGCCCGGGTACCAACGTCGCGATCGTCAACGCGCTTGCGCACGTGATCGTCACCGAAGGGCTCGTTGCCGACGCGTTCGTCGCCGAGCGCTGCGAGACGCGCGCATTCGAGCAATGGCGCGATTTCGTGTCGCGCGCCGACAATTCGCCCGAGGCGACCGCGGACGTGACGGGCGTGCCGGCCGAGCTGGTACGCGCCGCCGCGCGCCTCTATGCGACGGGCGGCAATGCCGCGATCTATTACGGCCTGGGCGTCACCGAACATGCGCAGGGCTCGACGACGGTCATGGGCATCGCGAACCTCGCGATGGCGACCGGCAACATCGGTCGCGAAGGCGTCGGCGTCAATCCGCTGCGAGGCCAGAACAACGTGCAGGGCTCGTGCGACATGGGCTCGTTCCCGCACGAACTGCCCGGCTACCGGCACATCGGCGACGAAATCGTGCGCACGCAGTTCGAACAAGCGTGGTCGGCCAAGCTGCAGCCGGAACCGGGGCTGCGCATCCCGAACATGTTCGACGCGGCGCTCGACGGCAGTTTCAAGGGGCTCTACTGCCAGGGCGAGGACATCGTCCAGTCTGACCCGAATACGCAGCACGTGTCGGCCGCGCTGTCGGCGATGGAATGCATCGTCGTGCAGGACATCTTCCTGAACGAGACCGCGAAATATGCGCACGTGCTCCTGCCGGGCTCGACGTTCCTCGAGAAGGACGGCACGTTCACGAACGCGGAGCGCCGCATCTCGCGCGTGCGCAAGGTCATGCCGCCGCTCGCGGGCTACGCGGACTGGGAAGTGACGCTGCTGCTGTCGCAGGCGCTCGGCTACGACATGCACTACACGCATCCGTCGGAAATCATGGACGAAATTGCACGGCTCACGCCGACCTTCTCGGGCGTGTCGTACGAGAAGCTCGACGCGCTCGGCAGCATCCAGTGGCCGTGCAACGAACACGCGCCGGAAGGCACGCCGACCATGCATACGGACGAGTTCGTGCGCGGCAAGGGCCGGTTCGTGATCACCAAGTTCATTCCGACGCCGGAAAAGGTCACGCAGCGCTATCCGCTGATCCTGACGACGGGCCGGATCCTGTCGCAATACAACGTCGGCGCGCAGACGCGCCGGACCGAAAACGTCCGGTGGCACGAAGAGGATCGCCTCGAGATCCATCCGCACGACGCGCAGGATCGCGGGATCCGGGCCGGCGACTGGGTCGGCATCGAATCGCGTGCCGGACATACGGTGCTGCGCGCGCTCGTGACGGAACGCATGCAGCCGGGCGTCGTGTACACCACGTTCCACTTCCCCGAATCGGGCGCGAACGTGATCACGACGGACAGCTCCGACTGGGCGACGAACTGCCCCGAATACAAGGTGACGGCCGTGCAGGTGATGCCGGTTGCGCAGCCGTCCGACTGGCAACAAGCGTACGCGCGCTTCAACGCGGAGCAGATCGACCTGCTCGAGCGCCGCGCGGCAGCGCCCGCCACCGTGACGTCAGGCAAGTGA
- a CDS encoding formate dehydrogenase beta subunit, with protein sequence MTTRIYVPRDSSALALGADALAAAIAAEAERRGVAIELVRNGSRGLLWLEPLVEIGTAAGRVGYANLSAADVPSLFDANWLEGGTHPSSVGLVDALPYLARQQRLTFARVGLTDPLSINDYLQHEGLAGLKNALALDGDAACETLIESGLRGRGGAAFPAGIKWRTVRHASAAQKYIVCNADEGDSGTFSDRLIMECDPYCLIEGMIIAGIATGATVGYIYVRSEYPHAIATLEAAIVRAREAGWLGERVLGSAHAFELHVAKGAGSYVCGEETALLESLEGKRGVVRAKPPLPALAGLFGQPTVINNVITLATAPVIFARGAAFYRDYGMGRSRGTLPFQLAGNIRYGGLVELAFGVTLRELLFDFGGGTASGRPARAAQVGGPLGTYLPDHQWDVPLDYEAYTAIGAVVGHGGIVLHDDTSNLAELAEYAMKFCAIESCGKCTPCRIGSTRGVETIARIRHGDTSERQATLLRDLCDTMLAGSLCAMGGMTPYPVLSALDHFPEDFGLAAGKDAASGPVKAAA encoded by the coding sequence ATGACGACCCGCATCTACGTTCCGCGCGATTCGTCCGCGCTGGCACTCGGCGCCGACGCGCTCGCCGCCGCGATCGCGGCTGAAGCCGAACGGCGCGGCGTCGCAATCGAATTGGTCCGCAACGGCTCGCGCGGGCTGCTGTGGCTCGAGCCGCTCGTCGAGATCGGCACGGCCGCCGGCCGCGTCGGCTATGCGAACCTGTCGGCAGCCGACGTGCCGTCCCTGTTCGACGCAAACTGGCTCGAAGGCGGCACGCATCCGAGCAGTGTCGGCCTCGTCGACGCGCTGCCCTATCTCGCACGCCAGCAGCGCCTCACGTTCGCACGCGTCGGCCTGACCGATCCGCTGTCGATCAACGACTATCTGCAACACGAAGGCCTCGCCGGCCTGAAGAACGCGCTCGCGCTCGACGGCGATGCCGCGTGCGAGACGCTGATCGAATCGGGGCTGCGCGGCCGCGGCGGCGCGGCGTTTCCGGCCGGCATCAAGTGGCGCACGGTCCGGCACGCGAGCGCCGCGCAGAAGTACATCGTCTGCAACGCGGACGAAGGCGATTCGGGCACGTTCTCCGACCGCCTGATCATGGAATGCGATCCGTACTGCCTGATCGAAGGGATGATCATCGCGGGCATCGCAACGGGCGCGACGGTCGGCTACATCTACGTGCGCAGCGAGTACCCGCACGCGATCGCGACGCTCGAAGCCGCGATCGTCCGCGCGCGCGAAGCCGGCTGGCTCGGCGAACGCGTGCTCGGCTCCGCGCATGCGTTCGAACTGCACGTCGCGAAAGGTGCGGGCTCGTACGTGTGCGGCGAGGAAACGGCGCTGCTCGAATCGCTCGAGGGCAAGCGCGGCGTCGTGCGCGCGAAGCCGCCGCTGCCCGCGCTCGCCGGCCTGTTCGGCCAGCCGACCGTCATCAACAACGTGATCACGCTCGCGACGGCGCCCGTGATCTTCGCGCGCGGCGCCGCGTTCTATCGCGACTATGGCATGGGCCGTTCGCGCGGCACGCTGCCGTTCCAGCTCGCGGGCAACATCCGTTATGGCGGCCTCGTCGAGCTCGCGTTCGGCGTCACGCTGCGCGAGCTGCTGTTCGACTTCGGCGGCGGCACGGCAAGCGGCCGGCCCGCACGCGCCGCGCAGGTCGGCGGCCCGCTCGGCACCTACCTGCCCGACCACCAGTGGGACGTGCCTCTCGACTACGAAGCGTACACGGCGATCGGCGCGGTCGTCGGCCACGGCGGCATCGTGTTGCACGACGACACGTCGAACCTCGCCGAGCTTGCCGAGTATGCGATGAAGTTCTGCGCGATCGAATCGTGCGGCAAGTGCACGCCGTGCCGGATCGGTTCGACGCGCGGCGTCGAGACGATCGCGCGCATTCGCCACGGCGATACGTCGGAGCGGCAAGCCACGCTGCTGCGCGACCTGTGCGACACGATGCTGGCCGGTTCGCTGTGCGCGATGGGCGGGATGACGCCCTACCCGGTGCTGTCCGCGCTCGATCATTTCCCCGAAGATTTCGGACTCGCCGCGGGCAAAGATGCCGCGTCGGGCCCGGTCAAGGCTGCGGCCTGA
- the gph gene encoding phosphoglycolate phosphatase (PGP is an essential enzyme in the glycolate salvage pathway in higher organisms (photorespiration in plants). Phosphoglycolate results from the oxidase activity of RubisCO in the Calvin cycle when concentrations of carbon dioxide are low relative to oxygen. This enzyme is a member of the Haloacid Dehalogenase (HAD) superfamily of aspartate-nucleophile hydrolase enzymes (PF00702).) has translation MTTPLSTARVALDEPRLLHCDAVLFDLDGTLADTAPDLAAAVNKMQRGRGLPETPLDVLRPLASAGARGLLGGAFGIDPQTPGYEAMRDEFLTNYATDLCVHTALFPGIGDVLDELDARGVRWGIVTNKAMRLTAPLVDLLGLAPRAACVVGGDTTPHPKPHPAPLLHAADQLTLAPARIVYVGDDLRDIQAGSAAGMATVAAAYGYCGDGAAPADWQAQHLVDTTQELRELLRDVGL, from the coding sequence ATGACGACTCCCCTTTCGACCGCGCGGGTCGCACTCGACGAACCGCGCCTGCTGCACTGCGATGCCGTGCTGTTCGACCTGGACGGCACGCTCGCCGACACGGCGCCCGATCTCGCGGCTGCCGTCAACAAGATGCAGCGCGGACGCGGCCTGCCCGAAACGCCGCTCGACGTGCTGCGGCCGCTGGCCTCGGCCGGCGCACGCGGCCTGCTCGGCGGCGCGTTCGGCATCGATCCGCAAACGCCCGGCTACGAAGCGATGCGCGACGAGTTCCTGACCAACTACGCGACGGATCTGTGCGTGCATACGGCGCTGTTCCCCGGCATCGGCGACGTGCTCGACGAACTCGATGCGCGCGGCGTGCGCTGGGGCATCGTCACGAACAAGGCAATGCGGCTCACGGCGCCGCTCGTCGATCTGCTCGGCCTCGCCCCGCGCGCCGCCTGCGTCGTCGGGGGCGACACAACGCCGCACCCGAAGCCGCATCCGGCCCCGCTGCTGCATGCAGCCGACCAGTTGACGCTCGCGCCCGCACGCATCGTCTACGTCGGCGACGACCTGCGCGACATTCAGGCCGGCAGCGCCGCCGGCATGGCGACGGTCGCGGCCGCGTACGGCTACTGCGGCGACGGCGCCGCGCCGGCCGACTGGCAGGCCCAGCATCTCGTCGACACGACGCAGGAACTGCGCGAACTGCTGCGCGATGTTGGGCTATAA
- a CDS encoding FAD-dependent monooxygenase: protein MADTLSDIPPVLIVGAGPTGLAAAMSLARARVPVRIIDRLAAPAPYSRAIGIQARTLELLEQHRAVEPFLALGHRAHAAALHADGRVIARLDFDPLQTRYPYLLFLDQRITERLLAEHLARLGVTVERGATLTACNAGGTSLDVSIRSADGRDESFAPSYLIAADGAHSTVRHLLGLGFAGHAYEQTFLLADFAAIPDWPDEEIHLFTTPEGIAGLFPMGGGRYRLVADRPPGSDASPDAPTPSLAECDAIVRARAGVSISPSDLAWSSYFHLHSRMIDRLRHGRVFFAGDAAHVHSPAGAQGMNTGIQEAFNLGWKLARVLGAGTPERLLDTYHAERHPIERDVLRQTSLVTQIVEAERGAMKLLRDHVVPLLASFGPMRDAVRRTVSELGVQYRKSPLTLERVLDGGPRAGERAPDALVHVIDGPLGQAPGTARLYDLHDPASFTLLLLEEPANADASEAPPMAADAQALVQGLERIMPDAVRVWRVADAEGDGAAGLAQEYGRSRPSFYLLRPDGYVAARGRTPTDASALLRHCENWFAGMSPPA, encoded by the coding sequence ATGGCTGACACACTGTCCGATATCCCGCCCGTGCTGATCGTCGGCGCGGGGCCGACCGGTCTTGCCGCGGCGATGAGCCTCGCGCGGGCTCGCGTACCGGTGCGCATCATCGATCGGCTCGCTGCGCCCGCGCCGTATTCGCGCGCGATCGGCATCCAGGCGCGCACGCTCGAACTGCTGGAGCAGCATCGTGCGGTCGAGCCGTTTCTCGCGCTCGGCCATCGCGCGCATGCGGCCGCGCTGCATGCCGACGGCCGCGTGATTGCGCGGCTCGATTTCGATCCGCTGCAAACACGCTATCCGTATCTGCTGTTTCTCGACCAGCGCATCACCGAGCGCCTGCTCGCCGAGCACCTGGCCCGGCTCGGCGTGACGGTCGAGCGCGGCGCGACGCTGACCGCATGCAACGCGGGCGGCACGTCGCTCGACGTGTCGATCCGCAGCGCCGACGGCCGCGACGAGTCGTTCGCGCCGTCGTACCTGATCGCCGCCGACGGCGCACACAGCACGGTCAGGCATCTGCTCGGCCTGGGCTTCGCCGGGCATGCGTACGAACAAACTTTCCTGCTCGCCGATTTCGCGGCCATACCCGACTGGCCGGACGAAGAGATCCACCTGTTCACCACGCCCGAAGGCATTGCAGGCCTGTTTCCGATGGGTGGCGGCCGTTACCGGCTCGTGGCCGACCGGCCGCCCGGCAGTGACGCGTCGCCCGATGCGCCGACCCCGTCGCTCGCGGAATGCGACGCGATCGTGCGTGCCCGTGCGGGCGTGTCGATCTCGCCGAGCGATCTCGCATGGTCGTCCTATTTTCACCTGCACAGCCGGATGATCGACCGGCTGCGTCACGGCCGCGTGTTCTTCGCGGGTGACGCCGCGCATGTCCACAGCCCGGCCGGCGCGCAGGGCATGAACACCGGCATTCAGGAAGCATTCAATCTTGGCTGGAAGCTCGCGCGCGTGCTCGGCGCGGGTACGCCCGAGCGGCTGCTCGACACCTATCACGCGGAGCGCCATCCGATCGAGCGCGACGTGTTGCGACAGACCAGTCTTGTCACGCAGATCGTCGAAGCCGAGCGTGGCGCGATGAAGCTGCTGCGCGATCATGTCGTGCCGCTGCTGGCGTCGTTCGGGCCGATGCGCGATGCGGTGCGGCGCACGGTCAGCGAGCTCGGCGTGCAGTACCGGAAGAGCCCGCTCACGCTGGAGCGCGTGCTCGACGGCGGGCCGCGCGCAGGCGAGCGGGCGCCCGATGCGCTCGTGCACGTGATCGACGGGCCGCTCGGTCAGGCGCCCGGAACGGCGCGGCTATACGACCTGCACGATCCGGCGAGTTTCACGCTGCTGCTGCTGGAAGAGCCGGCGAATGCCGACGCCAGCGAGGCGCCACCCATGGCGGCCGATGCGCAGGCGCTCGTGCAGGGGCTCGAACGGATCATGCCGGATGCGGTGCGCGTGTGGCGCGTCGCCGATGCCGAAGGCGACGGTGCCGCCGGGCTTGCACAGGAGTACGGCCGCTCGCGGCCGTCGTTTTACCTGCTGCGCCCCGATGGCTACGTCGCCGCGCGCGGGCGCACGCCGACCGACGCGAGCGCGCTGCTGCGCCACTGCGAAAACTGGTTCGCGGGCATGTCGCCGCCCGCGTAG
- a CDS encoding formate dehydrogenase subunit delta has translation MDNGHLIDMANQIGAFFESMPDRDEALTGIAEHIRRFWEPRMRRAFLAALDDPSSEAAQRAAPIVLDAIAAHRASLVPAAASA, from the coding sequence ATGGACAATGGACACCTGATCGACATGGCCAACCAGATCGGCGCATTCTTCGAATCGATGCCCGATCGCGACGAAGCGCTGACCGGCATCGCCGAACATATCCGGCGCTTCTGGGAACCGCGGATGCGGCGTGCGTTTCTCGCCGCGCTCGACGATCCGTCGAGCGAAGCCGCGCAACGCGCGGCACCGATCGTGCTCGATGCGATCGCCGCGCACCGTGCATCGCTCGTGCCCGCCGCGGCGAGCGCCTGA
- a CDS encoding DUF4148 domain-containing protein encodes MKSLVQAVVVAAALVAPVVSFAQSGSAITRAQVRAELVQLQQAGYNSARGEDPHYPEAIQAATARVAEQQRSALAQAQGADASGYGAQAQGASASGSRAMGVRPASAEEMKSLYRGS; translated from the coding sequence ATGAAGTCGCTCGTTCAAGCTGTTGTCGTTGCTGCCGCTCTCGTTGCCCCGGTCGTGTCGTTTGCCCAGTCGGGCTCGGCGATCACTCGTGCGCAGGTCCGCGCCGAACTGGTTCAGCTCCAGCAGGCCGGTTACAACTCCGCCCGCGGCGAAGATCCGCACTATCCGGAGGCGATCCAGGCCGCAACGGCGCGTGTTGCGGAGCAGCAGCGCAGTGCGCTGGCGCAAGCGCAAGGTGCCGATGCCAGCGGGTACGGTGCGCAGGCACAGGGCGCATCGGCATCGGGTTCGCGTGCAATGGGCGTACGTCCGGCCAGCGCTGAAGAAATGAAGTCGCTGTATCGCGGCAGCTGA
- a CDS encoding NAD(P)H-dependent oxidoreductase subunit E, producing the protein MSPNSHAPDALVERHARAGRSLVAILHAIQDDAGYVPPGCVAPLARALNLSRAEVHGVLTYYHHFRTAPPARVTIQMCRAEACRSMGCEALAAHAEARTGCRFDAAHGDAADAHAPDAVALESVYCLGLCAQSPSLTVNGVLHAKVTPEKFDALLADAVAHTPEAA; encoded by the coding sequence ATGTCCCCGAATTCCCATGCGCCCGACGCGCTCGTCGAGCGCCATGCGCGCGCCGGCCGGTCGCTCGTCGCGATCCTGCACGCGATCCAGGACGACGCGGGCTACGTGCCGCCGGGTTGCGTCGCACCGCTCGCCAGGGCGCTCAACCTGTCGCGCGCCGAAGTGCACGGCGTACTGACCTACTACCACCACTTCCGCACCGCGCCGCCCGCGCGCGTGACGATCCAGATGTGCCGCGCCGAGGCGTGCCGCAGCATGGGCTGCGAAGCACTGGCCGCGCACGCGGAAGCCCGCACGGGCTGCCGGTTCGACGCGGCGCACGGCGATGCCGCGGATGCGCACGCGCCGGACGCCGTCGCGCTCGAATCGGTCTACTGCCTCGGACTGTGTGCGCAGTCGCCGTCGCTGACGGTCAACGGCGTGCTTCACGCAAAGGTCACGCCGGAGAAATTCGACGCGCTGCTCGCCGATGCGGTTGCCCACACCCCGGAGGCCGCATGA